A segment of the Asinibacterium sp. OR53 genome:
CTGATACTATTACGATACCCAATGAATACGCCAGGTGTTTATAGTCTTTTTGTTTGATCCATTGAATGGCGAAAGCAATACCCATGATGCCCGCCATGAGAATAAAATAATAAGAGACTTGCGGATGGTTCATGCCCACCAGCAGACTGGTAAACAAGGCGGTGAGCGCAGCACCCCACCAATATTTTTTCTGAAAAACAAGCCATACAGCTCCTAACAGCGCAGGCATATAGCCCATGGCCTGTATTTTGGTATCGTGACCCACCGCTGCCAGTATGGGACTATACGTAGCATACGCATAAGCAAGTCCACCCAGGATACCCAGCCATGGCTTGATGCGTAATACCTGGCATAAAAAATAAAAACTGATGCATAAAAGGAAGAAGAATCCTGCCGGCTTGGGGAGGAAAAGCATGAAGAGTTGATGAAAATAAATGGGAGAGAAGATATTGTCGGCCCCCAGCGCTACCTGGTAACCAGGCATACCCCCAAACAGGTTATTGTTCCATAAAGGCCAGTGGTTATCGTGTTTTTGTTTATAATTCACCATGTCCTGCGCCATCCCCTGCCAATGTATCACATCGGATTGAGCGAGTACTTTACCTTCCAGCGCAGGTTTACAGTAGATCACTGCCACAAGAACAAATACAGCTACTGCAATGGCATGGGGTAATATTGCTTTCCACTGGAAATTCTTCATGATTCCTTTTTTACGATGTTGGCAAACCTACAGGAAAAATATTTGATTTTTATAGCACAGATGGTTATTTATATACAGCTGGACTGTAATTTGTGGAGAATATGAAGAGTCTCGCTTTCCTTTCCCGGTTGGCCCTGATCTGTAACCTGCTGTTCATTGTTTGCCTCATCATCCAGCGAACCCATGATTTCATTGGCAGGGCAGAAGTGAGTCATACAATTATTGTGCTGGGTTGGTTCATAGCACCCTTACTGAATTTAATGGTGCATAGCTGGTATGGGGTCAGGCTGATAAAAAAAGAACCTGTTTTATTGCCCAAATGGCTCATCATCGTTAATTTGTCGGTATTGTTTTTACAATTCTTCATTTTTTTTATACTCCCCTGATGATACACAGCATACTGAAAGACAAACCCACCAAATTGTTTTTAGGAATCAGCGCTTTTTTTGTAGCCAACGCACTCATCGCAGAATGCATTGGCGGAAAGATTTTTTCGCTGGAAAAAGTTTTCGGATTGAACCCGGTTCAATTCAACTTGTTCGGACAGTCAGGCATGTCGTTCAATCTCACCTGTGGTGTGTTGTTATGGCCGCTTGAATTTGTGATTACCGATGTAGTAAATGAATATTACGGACCGAAAGCCGTGCGAAGAATCAGTTATACCGCGGTAGCGCTGATAGGTTATGCCTTCCTGATGTTTTACCTGGCCATGCAGATAGCGCCTGCCAATTTCTGGATTGCGTCCAAACAGGCCGATGGGATACCCAATATGCAGCAGGCATTTAGCGGGATATTCGGACAAGGTATGTGGATCATCCTGGGTAGTCTTACCGCATTCCTCGTAAGCCAGATCGTGGATGTTACCGTATTTCACCGCATTAAAAAAGTTACCGGTCACAAATGGGTTTGGTTGAGGGCAACAGGCTCTACGGTTGTATCGCAACTGGTGGATAGTTTTGTAGTGCTTTTTATTGCTTTTAAAATAGGTAATGGCTGGAGCTGGCAATTGGTGCTAGCCATTTGTTTTGTAAACTATTTGTATAAATTTACAATGGCGGTAGTACTTACGCCACTGATTTACCTGATCGAAGGAAAGATAGAACGGTATGTGGGACATGAAACAGCCCACAAAATGAAGCTGGCGGCGATGGGCAAATCGGAAGAGTGAGCTGCTTAAATACAGCTTAAAATGAACCTCTTTTTTTGATGCTGGCATAGTTGTAGGCAACTTTGCAGCGATTTTAAATAAACCCTATGAAACGATTATTTATCCTTGCATGCTTCTCTTTTTGTATCCTGACCCAATTGACGGCGCAGGACAGCAGCCATACCTCCCAATGGCGTTTTTCGGCCGGAATCAACCTTTTAACTGTTCCAACGTATAACATCGTTGGCACCGATACAGGTTTTAACAACTCGTTTTCTTTAGGCCCAACCCTTTCCCTTGGTAGCAGCAGTGGTTTTGCTATCAGCTATTCGCCACGGTTTGTAATGGGTGGCGCGAATAAAGGATTGTATATGCATGCAGTGAGTGTGGGTTTTTCCCGTTACGACCTGCCTGTTTTTGATTATGCCATTACTTATGGACATTATTTTTTTACCGGTAACAAAAGCGTTCCCTATTCGCCCATGAGCAATGAAATATATGGCGACCTGACCTACAAAAAAACCTGGTTGAGGCCTTATATCGCTGCAGGAATCGGATTTGGAAAAGATACTTCAGCAAGACCTGCTTCTTCAGTAAGTGATATTGGATTGACGGCAGGCTTTAGCCATTCATTCGATTGGGAGAGTGGAGATGTTGGGTTTTCAATGATCCCTTCTGTGGGATTGAATGCCGGAACAAACGATTATTTTTCCTTCCTCAATATTACCAAGTACATAGGTCATAATTCAAAGTCTGTTAGCTACGTGAAGAAAGGTAGCGGAGGAACTGCAAGAAGCGGAGGCAGACGCGGCGGAGGGGGTACCAGCACAGGAGGAGGAACCACCACCTCTACTACTGCTGCAGCACAGGGTTTTGGTATAACCAATGTGCAACTGAATCTTGAATCATCTGTTGACATCAATAATTTGTCTATTCGCCCTACTGTAAGCCTCTTCATTCCTGTAGGAAATGCAGCAACGGGGAACAGTACCACAGCCTTCTGGCAATTGGTGTTCGAATATAAGTTCTAAGCTACTGAGTGCTGTTCGAGCACTTTCCGGACAACGATCTTATCAATGGGCAGGGTCATGATATCTTCATGAACCTGTTCCCATAGGATCCAACGAAAGACCTCACTTTCTCCTTGCGGATCAGCTACCTGGTGGGGAGCAAAATCGAAGGGACGGTCTTTTGTTTCTAGTTGCATGGGTTCTGTTGCATGTACGTAATAGTAAATGGAGATGATCTGGTCGCCTGGATGAAAAGCGGAAGGCTGGTAATAATCGGTGGTATAAATATGGTCGCCGATGTTTACAGAGAGACCGGTTTCTTCCATGAACTCGCGTTTGAGACAATCCCTCGTGCCTTCGCCGAATTCCAATCCTCCTCCGGGCAGTTTGGTGAAATACCCGCCGCGAATGAATTCATCGCTTACGAGTAAACGTTGACGACTGTCGAGCAGGATGCCATATACTCTAACGTTTATTTTTGCCATATCAGAACCATTTCTTTTTCATGAAATACCAGCTGATGATCACCGATGCGATTAGCGAAAGTACGATTGAGACATAGAATGCATATGGAGAATGCATATAGGGTATGCCTACGTTCATGCTATATATACCGGCCACTAACGCGGGAAATGAAATTATGATGATAATAGCCGTCAGGCGCTTCATCACACTATTCAGGTTATTGCTGATGATGCTGGCAAAAGCATCGAGTGTGCTGGTGAGGATATTTGTGTAAGTATTAGCCATTTCAAGGGCCTGGCTGGTATCCACGATCAGGTCGTTCAGGAATTCGCGTTCTTCTTCATTCAGTCCCAGGAAATTACTTCTCTCCAGTTTCATCATCAACATCTCATTGCCGCGCAGGGCAGTGACGAAATACACAAGACTTTTTTGTATCCGCATGAGGTTGAGCAGATCTTCGTTGCTGTTGCTTTTGTACAAACTTGTTTCATATTGGTTACGGCGGTGGTTGATCTCTTTGAGGAATTCCATGAAATTCTGCACCACTTTCTCAAACACTTTCAGGATCATCATATTCTTTTTGTCGGGATGACGTTTCTGAAAAGAGTTGAGGAATTTTTTGATGGCTCCATTGTCGAATGAGTTTACCGTAACAATCTGGTTGTGCGTTAGGATGATGCAGATGGGAATAGTGATATAGTATGCATCGCTGTCGTTGAAAGAATTATTTTCGGTAGGCGTTTTGATAACAATGAACCGCACATTGTCTTCCAGTTCATAACGCGGCCGTTCGTCTATATCCAGTGAATCGCGCAGGAAAGCGATGGGTATTTCCAGTTTTTCTCCCAATTCAATGAATTCTTCTTCCTTGAAAGGAGGAACAAGATTCACCCAGATGCCCGCTTCCGGTTTATTGATTTCAATCGTTTGACCGTCTTGGTTCTTAAAGTATTGTATCATTGGCTATATCTCTATCTCCCCTTTGAATACAAATGTCGCTGGTCCGCATAACCAGATATTCTCAAAACTGTGTTCCCCTGTCTTGTCGAATTCAACCGCGAGGTGTCCGCCCAGGGTCTGCACTTCCACCTGGTTGAATCCTTTGTCGTTATGAGCAGAAATCAGTGCAGAGGCAGTAGCACCCGTTCCGCAACTGAAGGTTTCATCTTCCACACCACGTTCATAGGTTCGTACAATGATTTTTTTATCATCGTTCTCTACAAAATTCACGTTAATGCCTTCGGCTTCAAAGTCCTTGCTATAACGGATTTCTCTGCCTGCTTTGAAAACATCGAGGTCCATCACATGGTGAACGTTCTTGACATAATGCGGAGAACCGGTATCGAGCAAAAGGTCGCCATGGTATTCTTTTACATCGCTTACATCCTGCATTTTAAGCCTGATCCAACCATTTTCGCCAAGCTCTGCTTGGTGATCGCCGTCTACTGCCCTGAATAAATAGTTTGCTTTGTGGATACCCCTGTCGAATGCAAAGCGGGTCAGACAACGGCCTCCATTGCCGCACATGCTGCTCTCACGGCCATCGGCATTGTAATAAGCCATTTCAAAATCATAGCCATCCAGCTTATTGAGGAGCATCAGGCCATCTGCCCCGATGCCGAAACGCCTGTCGCACAAAAATTTCACTTGCTGGGTATTGAGTGAAATGGAACCATCCCTGTTATCGAGGATCACAAAATCATTTCCGGTGCCCTGGTATTTGTAAAAATTAAGTTGCATGTTGTTCAAATTCAAAAGCCAAAACTAATATTATTGCTGTTTAATTCATCGCCAGTATTTCTAGTGTTTTTACGATCAATTGTTCTATAGCGGCCGCACTATCTTTACTGAATTCTTTTTTTACCCTGTTCGCCACAATAGCGCTGAGGCTCAAACAATGATGACCCAACAATTTCCCGATGCCATAGATGCCACTGGTCTCCATTTCAAAATTAGTGATGCGATGATTGCCAAAACGAAATGCGGTGAGCAGGTCTATGAAATCCGGGTTCACGAGGCCCAGTCGCAGCACCCTGCCCTGTGGACCATAAAAACCCGGACAGGTAACGGTGATGCCGTGGTAGAACCCTTCCACAAAATGTTTCAATACAGCGGCACCTGCACCGGCAATATACGGAGCAGCCATGCCACCTGTTAACTGCGTATGAGCAGTAAATGCTTTGAGTATATGCAGGTCCTCATCGTTGTTTTCCTGGCGGTAAAAATTCAGCAGGTTGTCCACCCCTAATCCATGTGTGCTGGCCACAAAACTGTCTACCGGTATATCGGCTTGCAAAGAGCCGGAAGTGCCTACGCGCACAATGGTCAATTTAGTGAGTTCCTGTTTGACCGTTCTGGCCGTAAAATCAATATTTACCAAAGCATCCAGTTCATTCAATACAATATCGATATTATCGGTGCCGATGCCTGTAGAAACCACTGAAATCCTTTTCTTTCCAATACGGCCGGTATGTGTTACAAATTCACGGTGTTGGTATTTTCCTTCGATGCTGTCGAAATGCTTGCTAACTTCCTGTACCCGGTCGGGGTCGCCCACCGTAATGACAGTAGGAGCCAGTTCTTCCGGTCTGAGGTTCAGGTGATAAACTGCCCCTCGATTATTAATGATCAACTCGCTTTCCGCTATGCGATTCATGGTCCCTTCTTTGTTCTGTACAAATCTCGTGTATTCAGGCAAAGAATTTAGAATTTTGAAATTCAGCCGTTTACTTTATTTTCGCAGCCTGAATAAGAGAAGGTCCTGTGGCCGAGTGGCTAGGCAGAGCTCTGCAAAAGCTTCTACACCAGTTCGAATCTGGTCGGGACCTCTTTTTTTCCTATAAATTCGTATATTCGTACGGTACTCTACATGCTCTTTCTTCGGTTCGGTTGACCATATCTTTTGCGTGACCTGTTGCACGCGTTCATTTCTTGCACATATTTTTCGAAGCCTGCCGCCTGCGTTTCTTGCCTGCGATCCGTATCTGTTTTTCTAAAACGAACAAAATCAACACACTATGAAAAAGAAAGGTTTTCTTATTGACATGGATGGGGTAGTGTACAAAGGCAGCGAGCCTATCCCCGGTGCAGTAGCATTTATCAATGGCCTGCGTGAGCAAGGGTTTCCCTTCCTGTTCCTGACCAATAACAGCCAGCGTACGGCCAGGGACGTCTGTTATAAGCTGCGCAAAATGGGCTTTCATGTAAGCGATGAAGATATCTTCACCTGTGCAATGGCTACAGCCCGGTACCTGGTTTCGAGAAAAGAACAGGGTACCGCTTATGTGATAGGGGAAGGCGGCCTGCTAACAGAACTTCATAATATTGGTTACTCTATTGTAGACGATCATCCCGATTATGTGATCATCGGTGAAGGAAGAACGATCATGCTGGAATCGGTTGACAAAGCCATCAACATGATCATGGGTGGGGCCAAACTGATTGCCACCAACCTGGATCCGAATTGCCCGGTAGGCAATGAGAAATACAGGGCAGGTTGTGGTGCGTTTGTTGCCATGCTGGAATTTGCCACAGGCAAACAAGCATTCAGTGTGGGTAAACCCAGCCCGGTGATGATGCGTATGGCCAGGAAGATATTGGGATTGTCTACCGCGGAGACCATCATGATCGGGGATACCATGGGCACCGATATCCTGGGCGCCGGCTCCATGGGGTTCACCACTGTACTTACTTTATCGGGCGTAACGAAAGAAGAGGACCTGGATCATTATGGATACACACCCGATTTCATCATACCCTCTGTGAAGAGTTTGCTGGATGAAGCATTGTTTACAAAAGTACTGTCCAAACAACACGAACAATTTTCATACGATGATCACACGATGATCCTGCATTAAATAAAAAGAGAGCGGCTGAGGAATCAGCCGCTTTGTCTATCCTGTATTCAAAACCAACCCGTAAGAAACGGGTACCTAAACTCATGGATAATAGTAAACTTTTTACATCGGCCGGATTTGTTTTAAGAAATAAAAGTAACGATCGCGAAAAGTATCAGTGTGGCCACTATAGCCGGTAATACCAATGCCAGGATCATACCGAGTTTATCGGGGATTGTTTTTTTCTTCATGCGTATTGGGTTTAGTTAATGAATTGGTTTAGCCCTCCAGTGTAAGTCAACAAGCGTGCCAATCTGTTTGAGCCAGGCACAGCTTGAGTTTCATCGTACCTGTTGATGATAGATGTAAGAGAATGAGCCTGAGCCTGTATAAAAAGAAAGCGGCTGAAGAATCAGCCGCTCTGTCTATCCTGTATTTAAAACCAAACCCGCAGGCACGGGAATCCTAAGCCTTATTTACTTGTGCAGTGTAACAGTAGGAAGGTCTGTTTCATTTCCTTTCATTACCTGTACATTAGTGATCGTAGTGTCCCTGTATCCGTTACTTGATTTGAACGATACACTGTAAGTGCCAGTCTTTAATCCACGAATCTTGAATTCTCCATTACCTGCTTCTGGAATCGCTGTTGCAGTATCTGTTCCGGAATAAGCTTTTACCATTGCATGTGCATCGAGCGGTAATACTTTGCCTTCAATGCTGCCGGATTGCTCCATGCTGAATGCTTTTAATGCCGGTTTCAGGTAAAACTGACCATTGTACTCACGGATGGATTCTGAAAGATCAAAGTCAATCCAAAGACCTACCTGGCCACCTGCATTATCGAGATCTTCATCGTCAATTTTTACATAGAGATAGTTGTTCTGACCGGGAGCCAGGATCAGCGGTTGTGATACATTATTGGCTAACACCACTGAATTGTTAGTACCCAGGGTAATCCGGATCTTCTCGATCCTGCCCACAGGGATATTACCAGTGGCCAATACAGTGTCCAATCCATTCCTGAGTTTCATGATATCATACACACCAGGTCTGATGTGCAGGGTATCCCATTTACCAAACTGGTCATGGTCTGTCCCGTCATCATCACTGTCTTTATCAGCATCGCTGAAATGGCTGTCGTGATTCAAATCAGGGTCGATTTTAACTTCCACTGTTTTAACATCAATGAAGACGTCGTTGAAAAGTGCAGGGTCATCTGTCAAATGCACTGTCAGGGATTTGTTTTGCGGAGTGCTCGCCGATTTGTTACAGGCGATTGCAAAAAATAATAAGAGAACCGGCAATACCATTGCCATCATCATGCCGAAGCGTTTCAAAGTAATTTTTTTCATACATCTGGGTTTTTGATAAGGATACCAGCTATCTGCCAGGCTAAATGCAACAAGTATGCCAGCCTGTTGCGCAACTGTGTTTTATAAGAAGACAATGGAGTGGGAGGAAGGTCCTAGTGGGAAGGCCAAAAAGATAAAAATAATTTCTAAAGAAGATACTTCACTTATAATTAACTACTTATGCATTATTATCAACTTATTCTTGTTGCGAATCCTGCAAATGGCTGTACGATTGCAAGCAAGCGGGACAAAGACAATTATCAAATTGTTCCCTCAATAAAGCGAGGGTGGGTGCATCAACACGGACCGATTCGCACCAGCAGCCCGGCGCTTCATTCTTGCAGCCAAACGTGGTTCCGCATTTTGAGCAGGTCTTTTGCATGGGATGCTAAATTAATATTATTATGTAGTAGCAATACCGTATATGCCCTACATTTAATTTGCAGAATATTTAAATGAACGCATGTATGCAGGAGGATATCATCAACCAGATCAGTAACCGTTTGCGGGAGCTCAGAAAGGATAAGAACATCACATTGCAGGAACTGGCCGATGCTGCAGGCGTTTCCAAGGGAATGCTCAGCCAGGTAGAAAACAACCGCAGTATCCCTTCTTTAACGGTATTGCTCAACCTGATCAGGTCTTTGCAAATAGACTTCAACGAATTCTTTAAAGATATCAACCTGCTCACCACCGATCATAAAGTGATCTACCGGAAAAAAGAACAATACCAGCCTTTCGAAAAAGAGAATGCCCATGGGTTCTTTTATCAACGGCTGTTTTCTACCACCGTGCACGATTACCATGTGGATTTTGTAATGCTGCGGCTGGAAAGCAATGCAGAACGCCAAATGGTAAGCACAGATGCTTTTGAGTTCAAATACCTGCTCAAGGGCAAAGTGGAATATACCATCGGTGAGGAAACCTACCTCATGGAAGAAGGCGATTCTCTTTTTTTCGACGCAACCGACATGCATAACCCCCGCAATGTTGGCAAAGAAGACGCCTTGCTGTTGGTGATCTACTTTTTCAAAAACAAAGCTGTATAGTTTTTTAAATACATATTTGTTTAGTATTTGTGAACATTAAGCCCTTTTAAAGGGTTTGTTGTTTACAAATACTTTACTTTTAGTTAACTTTAACTAAACTATTTCATAACACTGCGCTGATACTTTTGCCTTCTAAAACATCAAAACCCTTGTTTATGAAGCATCAGTTGATTCGCTACTTCAAGGCTTTGTTATTGTCGTTTACGACCCTTGTGATGTGCGCACATTTGTCTGCACAATCCGTTTCCGTAAAAGGAAAAGTAACAGATGCCGCTACCAAGCGCCCCGTAGAAGGGGTTAGTGTTACTGTTAAGCATACCAATATTGGCACTACCACCAATGCAAATGGTGAATTTGAACTGCATGTTGCTCCTGCAAATAGCCAGTTGTTGATCAATTATGTTGGATATGCACAAAAACAAGTGAATGCAACCAGCCAATTTTTGGATATCCTTATCGACCCTTCGTCAAAACAACTGGACGAAGTGGTGGTAACCGCCCTGGGTGTGAAAAAGGAAACCAAAAAACTGGGTTACGCTGTTCAGGAAGTAAAAGGCGCCGACCTGGTAAAAGCCCGGGAGCCTAATCCCGTCAATGGCCTTGTGGGCAAAGTTGCAGGCCTCGATGTGGCCATCAGCCGGGAAATGCTGGCTGCACCAGCCGTATCTCTCCGCGGTTATAATATCTCTTTATATGTAGTAGATGGTATTCCCATCACATCCGATACCTGGAACCTCAGTCCGGATGACATCGAATCTTATACTGTCCTGAAAGGCCTCGCTGCTACTGCTATCTATGGTAGCCGTGCCCAGGATGGCGCTATCCTCATTACTACCAAAAAGGCTAAGAAAAACGATAAAGGCTATACCATAGAATTCAATTCATCTACCCAGCTTGACAAAGGTTTTATAGCCGTTCCGAAAACACAGGCGCTCTATGGCGGAGGTGATTATTCGCAGTATGCGTTTGGAGATGGTAAAGGTGGTGGTATCAATGATGGAGACTACGACGTATGGGGACCTAAATTTGAAGGACAATTGGTTCCCCAGTACGACAGCCCTATCGACCCGGTAACCGGAGTTAGAAAGGGAACGCCTTATATTGCCCGTGGTGTGGATAACCTGAAAAAATTCATCCAGGCCGGTCTGTTAACCACCAATAACCTCAGCTTTTCATCTGCCAACGACAGATCCAATATCAGGATGTCGCTGTCTCATACTTACCAGCAGGGTATTGTACCCAATACCAAATTGAATACGGTTAATTTCAACATCAATACCGGGTACAACCTGAGTGATAAATTGAAGATTGAGGGTAACCTGAACTATAATCGTCAATTCTCTCCCAACTTTCCTGATGTTGTGTACGGCCCTAACAGCGTGATCTATAACCTGACCATCTGGACTGGCGCCGATTACGATGTGAATCAACTGCGTAATTACTGGCAGCCTGGCAAGGAAGGTGTTCAATCCATATTTGCTGAATATCAGCGTTACCACAATCCCTGGTTCATGAGTTACGAATGGTTGCGTGGTCATTATAAAACAGATGTGTATGGAACTGCTGCGTTAACCTATAAACCCAATTCGCATATCGAAGCCATTCTGAGGACGAACGTGAGCACTTTCGATGTAATGCGTAATGAGAAACTGCCTTATTCGGCACACCCCTACGGCAGGGAACTGAACCGTGGCGATTATTCTGAAGACAGGCGCACAATGTTCGACAACAACGTAGAAGGCCTGGTGAAATACACCGGTAAGATCAGGGGTGGATTTACCATTGACGGCCTTGGTGGTGTCAATGCCCGCAATTTCAGCTATAACTCCAGCTTTGTGAAAACGGACTACCTGAACGTTCCGGGGCTTTATTCTTTCGCCAATACCCTGAACCCGCTGAAAGCTTACAATTTTAATTCGAAAATGCTCGTATTGAGTGCTTATTACTCTCTTAGTGTAGACTATAAAAAATACCTTTCTGTAACTACTACCGGCAGGGTAGATAAAAACTCTACACTCCGTGTGAACAATAACACTTATTTCTATCCTTCGGTTTCAGTAGCATCTGTTATTTCAGATTATATAGACCTGCCCCGCGCCATCAGCTTCCTGAAAATCAGGGGAAGCTATGCTACGGCAAAAGCGCCCAGTACCAGCCCTTATCTCGGGCCGGCCGGATACCCGCTGGGTTATGGAACTCCTTATACAACGGTATATGGCGGACCTTCTTATTCATTGTCTGACCCTGCTTATGGTATTGGAACTGTGTACAATAACCAGACAGGCGCTTATGCACCGGGTAATAAAGTAGACCCCAATATCAAGTCTTCCGTTTCTACCAGTGCAGAGTACGGTCTGGATATCAAATTCCTGAAAAACAGACTGGGCTTGAGTGCTACTTATTACGACAATATCAAAGGTCCAGGCATCGTTACTTCAGCGCTTTCAGAAACATCCGGCTTAACCGGTATCATTACCAATGCGATTAAAACAGAGATCAAAGGTGCTGAACTGTCGCTGACCGGATCTCCCATCCAAAACAGGAAAGGCCTGTCATGGGATGTGTTGTTGAACTGGTCTACTTTCCGCGAAACTTATAAAGAACTGCCTGCCAACCTTTCGGACTACAAATTTAAGCAGGGTGACAGGGTGGATAAGCTGTACGCAAGTGTGACAGCTAAAACTCCCGATGGAAAAGTGATCAATGATGCATCAGGCTATCCTGTTTATTTGCCGAAAGCCCAGTATGTAGGAAATGGGGATGTGGATTGGAGTTGGGCTGTTTACAACAAATTCACTTATAAAACCTTCAGCCTTGCTTTCCAGTTTGATGGTAAAGTAGGAGGAAAGGTGCAGGACAGGGTATTGAGAAAGGGTATTGAAGGCGGAAGTAATATCGAAACCGTACAAGGTGCAGTAGGTGCAGCCAGGGAGTACGAGTTCCACCATTATACAGATCCGGGATTCAAAGGTACTTATGTAGGTGAGGGAGTACAGATCATCAGCGGTACACCCAAGTACGATCCGGTTACAGGCGTGATCACCAACTATAAAGACCTGCAATTTGCACCCAATAAATCCGTGGTGAATTATATCCAGGACTATGTGAGCAGTTATTTCAATGATTTCGAACACACTTCTGTAGCCAAAACCTACGCTAAATTGAGGGAATTAGTGCTGACCTATTCTCTTCCCCAGCGATTCCTGGGCAAGAAATCCTTCATTACAAAGATCGATGTGTCACTGGTTGGCCGTAATCTGCTGTATTTCTTCCCTTCCCGTTTTAAAGACATGGATGTGGACCAGTACTCTGGCAGAAACATCTATTCCGGCAACAGCAGGGAACCGAACCTGCAAACGCCCACAACGCGTAGCTACGGATTTAACGTAAACATTGTTTTCTAAACGACAAATAACCAAGCATGAAAAAGAATACAATAACCGGAGCGCTCCTTATAGCTATTGTACTGGTAGCAAGCAGTTGTTCCAAGAAGTTCGAAGAATATGCAGTCAACCCCAACCAGCCTGTGTCTGTACCTGCCTACCTGTTGTTAAGGCAGGTAGAAAATGACATGGTGGAATTTCCCGCAGGCGATGCTGATAAATTTTGCCAGTATACCTTGTCAACTTACACTTATTATGGCCTCAACGAATATTGGAGTGGTGGTGCAAGCTTAAATTATGGCACCCTGCGTAATGTGATAGCCATGGAAAAAGAGGCTGCAAAGGCATCCGGAGATAATAATCCGTACAGCGCCCTGGCTAAATTCTTCAAGGCCTATTTTTTTGTGAAGATGAGTCTGAAAGTAGGCGACATCCCCATGAGCGATGCATTAAAGGGGTTGGATAATCCCAAACCGAAATATGATACACAGAAAGACGTTTTCAAACAGTCTTTGCAATTACTTGAGGATGCCAATACACAACTGGCAAGTCTGATTGCAGCATCTAATACCTCATTATTGGGTGATTTCTACTTCCAGGAGCGCATCAGCGGCGCCAAGGATCCGCTGACGGCTTTAAAGCAGTGGCAGAAAGTAGTCAATACATTTAAACTCCGTGTGCTCATCGA
Coding sequences within it:
- a CDS encoding SusC/RagA family TonB-linked outer membrane protein, which codes for MKHQLIRYFKALLLSFTTLVMCAHLSAQSVSVKGKVTDAATKRPVEGVSVTVKHTNIGTTTNANGEFELHVAPANSQLLINYVGYAQKQVNATSQFLDILIDPSSKQLDEVVVTALGVKKETKKLGYAVQEVKGADLVKAREPNPVNGLVGKVAGLDVAISREMLAAPAVSLRGYNISLYVVDGIPITSDTWNLSPDDIESYTVLKGLAATAIYGSRAQDGAILITTKKAKKNDKGYTIEFNSSTQLDKGFIAVPKTQALYGGGDYSQYAFGDGKGGGINDGDYDVWGPKFEGQLVPQYDSPIDPVTGVRKGTPYIARGVDNLKKFIQAGLLTTNNLSFSSANDRSNIRMSLSHTYQQGIVPNTKLNTVNFNINTGYNLSDKLKIEGNLNYNRQFSPNFPDVVYGPNSVIYNLTIWTGADYDVNQLRNYWQPGKEGVQSIFAEYQRYHNPWFMSYEWLRGHYKTDVYGTAALTYKPNSHIEAILRTNVSTFDVMRNEKLPYSAHPYGRELNRGDYSEDRRTMFDNNVEGLVKYTGKIRGGFTIDGLGGVNARNFSYNSSFVKTDYLNVPGLYSFANTLNPLKAYNFNSKMLVLSAYYSLSVDYKKYLSVTTTGRVDKNSTLRVNNNTYFYPSVSVASVISDYIDLPRAISFLKIRGSYATAKAPSTSPYLGPAGYPLGYGTPYTTVYGGPSYSLSDPAYGIGTVYNNQTGAYAPGNKVDPNIKSSVSTSAEYGLDIKFLKNRLGLSATYYDNIKGPGIVTSALSETSGLTGIITNAIKTEIKGAELSLTGSPIQNRKGLSWDVLLNWSTFRETYKELPANLSDYKFKQGDRVDKLYASVTAKTPDGKVINDASGYPVYLPKAQYVGNGDVDWSWAVYNKFTYKTFSLAFQFDGKVGGKVQDRVLRKGIEGGSNIETVQGAVGAAREYEFHHYTDPGFKGTYVGEGVQIISGTPKYDPVTGVITNYKDLQFAPNKSVVNYIQDYVSSYFNDFEHTSVAKTYAKLRELVLTYSLPQRFLGKKSFITKIDVSLVGRNLLYFFPSRFKDMDVDQYSGRNIYSGNSREPNLQTPTTRSYGFNVNIVF
- a CDS encoding helix-turn-helix domain-containing protein, which gives rise to MQEDIINQISNRLRELRKDKNITLQELADAAGVSKGMLSQVENNRSIPSLTVLLNLIRSLQIDFNEFFKDINLLTTDHKVIYRKKEQYQPFEKENAHGFFYQRLFSTTVHDYHVDFVMLRLESNAERQMVSTDAFEFKYLLKGKVEYTIGEETYLMEEGDSLFFDATDMHNPRNVGKEDALLLVIYFFKNKAV